In a single window of the Gemmatimonadaceae bacterium genome:
- a CDS encoding stage II sporulation protein M codes for MAVATDYRQHLEVETPEHVVIDYEIAGLGSRGLATIIDTTIVILQMVALLFVMIKLREVTELDMSWIFPLVQFGLLWGYFAFFEGFRDGQTPGKRWMGIRVIRDTGHPVTMREAAARNILRVVDFMPPPYLLGILFVAFHPRGKRIGDLVAGTVVVRDRPTESPAPTAEEELPAVAGAPQLGDEEYRVLREFVARAPKLPGDARTRLALPLAARLADRYPTRPANHVAFLTQAYRDETARRRSRFAAGGQRSAAERLVARKGGRWDAFDRMAMRATQRGLDDLTAAELPDFAARYREVAADLARVRTYGADARTRLRLERLVATGHNLLYRDDRKTWTRLGRFVAIECPAAVVHAWRLVLLAALAFSIPALGGYAALRERPALAEEVLPAVMLERAEEGKRELAAGRGYAQAQSDDRASIASFIATNNMGVAFSCFAGGIVLGVGSLASLAFNGLALGAATAHFQNNGLLAYLWTFIAGHGVLELFAIFCAGAAGLLLGLAIVRPGAYSRRDALVLNARTAMRLVGTAVVLLLVAGAIEGFLSTSGASPTVKFVTGAATALLLVAYLGIGARSTNKA; via the coding sequence ATGGCCGTTGCCACGGATTACCGCCAGCACCTGGAGGTCGAGACGCCGGAACACGTCGTCATCGACTACGAGATTGCCGGGTTGGGGAGTCGTGGCCTGGCGACGATCATCGACACGACGATCGTCATCCTGCAGATGGTGGCGCTGCTGTTCGTGATGATCAAGCTCCGGGAGGTGACGGAGCTCGATATGTCGTGGATTTTCCCGCTCGTGCAGTTCGGGTTGTTGTGGGGCTACTTCGCCTTCTTCGAGGGGTTCCGCGACGGGCAGACGCCGGGCAAGCGGTGGATGGGGATCCGTGTGATCCGGGACACCGGGCATCCGGTCACGATGCGCGAGGCGGCGGCGCGGAACATCCTGCGCGTGGTCGACTTCATGCCGCCGCCGTACTTGTTAGGCATCCTGTTCGTCGCCTTCCATCCGCGCGGCAAGCGTATCGGCGACCTGGTGGCGGGGACGGTGGTGGTGCGCGACCGCCCCACCGAGTCGCCGGCGCCGACGGCGGAGGAGGAGCTGCCGGCGGTGGCGGGGGCGCCGCAGCTCGGCGACGAGGAGTACCGGGTGCTGCGCGAGTTCGTGGCGCGCGCGCCGAAGCTCCCGGGGGATGCGCGCACGCGCCTGGCGTTGCCGCTGGCGGCGCGCCTTGCCGACCGGTACCCCACGCGCCCCGCGAACCACGTCGCCTTCCTCACGCAGGCATATCGCGACGAGACGGCGCGGCGGCGCAGCCGCTTTGCGGCTGGCGGCCAGCGGAGCGCGGCCGAGCGCCTGGTGGCGCGGAAGGGGGGGCGCTGGGACGCCTTCGACAGGATGGCAATGCGGGCAACGCAGCGCGGCCTCGACGACCTGACGGCCGCCGAACTCCCCGACTTCGCGGCGCGCTACCGTGAAGTGGCCGCCGACCTGGCGCGCGTGCGCACCTATGGCGCCGATGCACGCACGCGCCTTCGCCTGGAGCGGCTGGTGGCAACGGGACACAACCTGCTCTACCGCGACGACCGCAAGACGTGGACGCGCCTGGGGCGCTTCGTGGCGATCGAGTGCCCGGCCGCGGTGGTCCACGCCTGGCGCCTCGTCCTGCTCGCCGCCCTCGCCTTCTCGATCCCCGCGTTAGGCGGCTATGCCGCGTTGCGCGAGCGTCCGGCGCTGGCCGAGGAAGTCCTCCCCGCCGTCATGCTCGAGCGCGCCGAGGAGGGAAAGCGCGAGCTGGCCGCGGGGCGCGGCTACGCGCAGGCGCAGTCGGACGACCGGGCGTCGATCGCCTCGTTCATCGCGACCAACAACATGGGCGTCGCCTTTTCGTGCTTTGCCGGGGGGATCGTGCTGGGGGTCGGCTCGCTCGCCTCCCTCGCCTTCAACGGCCTGGCGTTAGGCGCGGCCACGGCGCACTTCCAGAACAACGGTCTGCTCGCCTACCTGTGGACCTTCATTGCCGGGCACGGAGTGCTGGAGCTGTTCGCGATCTTCTGCGCCGGCGCCGCCGGCCTCCTCCTGGGGCTCGCCATTGTGCGCCCCGGCGCATACTCGCGGCGCGACGCGCTCGTCCTCAACGCGCGCACCGCCATGCGGCTGGTCGGGACTGCAGTCGTCCTCCTGCTGGTGGCCGGGGCAATCGAGGGCTTCCTCTCCACCAGCGGGGCGTCGCCGACCGTGAAGTTCGTGACCGGAGCTGCGACGGCGTTGCTGCTCGTGGCGTATTTGGGGATTGGAGCACGTTCTACCAACAAGGCCTGA